A portion of the Polaribacter cellanae genome contains these proteins:
- a CDS encoding pyruvate dehydrogenase complex dihydrolipoamide acetyltransferase, protein MATVINMPRLSDTMEEGVVAQWLKKVGDKVEEGDILAEIETDKATMEFESFHEGVLLHIGVQEGETSPVDTLLAIIGEEGEDISDLLAGGSSDEKSAKKEESKEDKKENSKEENSNDDSAETPEGVNVITMPRLSDTMTDGTVATWLKKEGDAVEEGDILAEIETDKATMEFECFYEGTILYIGVQEGETAPVDSLLTIIGPKGTDVTALVKNGGTTKGKSSEKKSDTKTEKKEEKFSDKKEETKTANTTTNNSGGRIFASPLAKKIASEKGINLADVNGSGENGRIIKKDVENYTPKATVSVETPSPASKAATPSFSITGEEKSEEVKNSQMRKAIAKSLGNSKFSAPDFSLNIEVDMDNAIASRKTINAIPDTKVSFNDMVVKACAMALQKHPQVNTSWTDNNTVYHSHIHVGVAVAVDEGLLVPVIKHTNQMSLTQIGETVRDLAGKARHKKITPAEMQGSTFTVSNLGMFGIENFTSIINQPNSAILSVGAIVEKPVVKNGQIVVGNTMKLTLTCDHRTVDGAVGAQFLQTLKTFIENPVTMLA, encoded by the coding sequence ATGGTTAAAGAAAGTTGGAGATAAGGTAGAAGAAGGTGATATTTTAGCAGAAATCGAAACCGATAAAGCTACAATGGAATTCGAATCTTTTCATGAAGGTGTTTTATTACACATTGGTGTTCAAGAAGGCGAAACGTCTCCTGTAGATACATTATTGGCAATTATTGGTGAAGAAGGAGAAGATATTTCCGATCTTTTAGCTGGTGGTTCTTCTGATGAAAAATCGGCTAAAAAAGAAGAATCTAAAGAAGACAAAAAAGAAAATTCGAAAGAAGAAAATTCTAATGATGATTCTGCTGAAACTCCAGAAGGAGTTAACGTAATTACAATGCCACGTTTAAGTGATACCATGACAGATGGTACTGTTGCAACTTGGTTAAAAAAAGAAGGAGATGCTGTTGAAGAAGGCGATATTTTAGCAGAAATCGAAACAGATAAAGCAACTATGGAATTCGAATGTTTCTATGAAGGAACCATTCTTTACATTGGTGTTCAAGAAGGCGAAACTGCTCCTGTAGATAGCTTATTAACCATTATAGGACCTAAAGGAACAGATGTTACTGCATTGGTTAAAAATGGTGGCACTACAAAAGGTAAATCCTCAGAAAAGAAATCGGACACAAAAACTGAAAAGAAAGAAGAGAAATTTTCTGATAAAAAAGAAGAAACAAAAACTGCGAATACAACTACTAATAATTCTGGCGGAAGAATTTTCGCTTCTCCATTAGCTAAGAAAATTGCTTCAGAAAAAGGAATTAATTTAGCAGATGTAAATGGTTCTGGTGAAAACGGAAGAATCATTAAAAAAGATGTGGAAAATTATACACCTAAAGCAACAGTTTCTGTAGAAACTCCTTCCCCAGCATCTAAAGCTGCAACTCCATCATTTTCTATTACAGGAGAAGAAAAGTCGGAAGAAGTTAAAAATTCGCAAATGCGTAAAGCAATTGCAAAATCTTTAGGAAATTCTAAGTTTTCTGCTCCAGATTTCAGTTTAAATATTGAAGTAGATATGGACAATGCAATCGCGTCCCGTAAAACAATCAATGCAATACCAGATACGAAAGTATCTTTTAACGACATGGTTGTAAAAGCGTGTGCGATGGCTTTACAGAAACATCCTCAAGTAAATACTTCTTGGACAGATAATAATACAGTGTATCACAGTCACATTCATGTTGGTGTTGCTGTTGCAGTAGATGAAGGTTTATTAGTGCCAGTTATAAAACATACCAACCAAATGAGTTTAACTCAAATTGGTGAGACTGTTAGAGATTTAGCTGGCAAAGCAAGACATAAGAAAATTACGCCTGCAGAAATGCAAGGAAGTACTTTTACGGTTTCTAATCTGGGAATGTTTGGTATCGAGAATTTTACGTCTATTATAAATCAACCTAATTCTGCAATATTATCTGTAGGTGCAATTGTAGAAAAACCGGTTGTTAAAAACGGACAAATAGTTGTTGGAAACACCATGAAATTGACATTAACTTGCGATCACAGAACTGTAGATGGTGCTGTTGGTGCTCAGTTCTTACAAACATTAAAAACATTTATAGAAAATCCTGTTACTATGTTAGCCTAG